The following nucleotide sequence is from Vibrio sp. SCSIO 43136.
TAACGCCTGTTGCCAAGCTTGATGACATCAAAAACGAAACTCTGCTTCGTCGCCTCACTAACTCGTCGTGTCTATACGATTTAGAAGTCTTGGCTAGTGATTCAGTGTTACTCAGCTGCTGGGAGACTGGGGTTGCCCATTGGTCCTTAGCTAACAATGAAGCCAGTTTACTTAGAAGTCACAATCGCAAAAAATTCAATACTCGCTTAGATGCAATTGCCGTTGACCTGCACCATAGCAAAGCTCTGATAGCCTCCAGTGACTACTCGTTACACAGTTTAAATTTGCCTGATTTGTCCTCAATCCATGAAGACTATTATCGCTTCGACAACCGACTCAATATCAATAGCCTCGCACAGCAAGGCAATTACCTAGTCACAGGTTCTGAAAGCAATGAGACAACCAGCTTGTGGGATAAGTCCAGCCAGAAAGTCCTCGGTAAATTTGACCACCCAGAGTTTTCCAAACAGGTCACAGGGGTGGCGATTGCAAGCCAAGCCGATCGAATGATCAGTTGGGATAGCCACAACGGGGTAGACTTATGGGAGCTCTCCACAACCAACTTCTTGAGCCGTTATAAGCATCGAGATCCTGCATATACCATAGTCTCAGCGGCTATCAGCCCAGATGCGTCTCATGCAGCTATCGGGTTGTCCGACGGTTCAGTGGAAATTTGGGACATCAAGACTAACCAAAGAGTCTCCGTTTTAGCTGCACAAAAACTCTGGGTAACCGCAGTTTCATATGATGCCACGGGAGAGCGCCTGTTTGTCGGAGCAAACAGTGTATCTATTTGGGACACCAGCACTTGGCAGCAACTTGATGAACTGCCAACACCGGCAGGTTGGGTAGATAAACTCGCTGTCATGAGCAACGACCAGCTGGTCGTTGGCTATCGATTGCAGCAAAGCTCGCGTTCAGACAGTTATTACACCCTAATGTGGGATGTGACAAAGCAAAAAATCACCCAGCAATTTGACCAGCATAAGCTGCTCGCCAGTGATGACAGACAAAGCCTACTTGGCTTTGGTGAGCAGCTACTCACTCTTGACTCAGATGGCAAGCTCACCAATCACCCCGCCCGCCTTCAACAAGATGGGCACTACTTGTTGGATGGGCAGAACATCACTATCGGAACCCCAAATGCCTTACTGCGCACAGATGGGACTGAAATAGTACATTTTAAAGACCGACTACCCGTCAGCGATGTTGATGGTGAGTCTAACCTGCACCAAGTGCTTTATAGTCACAATCGCCGATGGACCTTGGTTAGAACCGACAATCATTTTGGCTTATTTGACACCACTAACAACCAACAAATCGGCTGTTTCAGTGCGCCACTGGGCGCAATCGAAAGCTATCACTATCAGCCAGAGCTGCGCAGTTTACACTTAACCGACAGCACCCTCGGTGCTCATCAAATCCACTTTGAACCGCTAGCAACTGCTGCGACCACGTGTCAGCCGCTAGAGTTAGCACACAACCAAACTACACTGCCAGATTCTGGTGACAGCTTCCAAATCGCCGAACGCAACAATCCTTGGAAAGTCGATTCAACCAAAGCAAGTTTGTCTGTCGTTAGCCAAGATAAGCTGAAGATGGCTTTTGCCAACGATAACCGTATTCAACTGCTCGATGTCGCTGCAGGCGCATTTATCGAGCCAATCTGGACAGACACCGCAGTTTATGCGCTAGCCATTTCTACCGATGGCACTTTCATCGCCACCATGCATAACGATACCCAAGTGCGAGTATTTAATACCAATTTGCTCACTCAAGTGGCGCAGTTTGAAGCTCAGTTTAGTCAAGCAGAGAGTATCTCCTTCACTCGAACTCAAGGTGAACTGCAACTTAATTTAGTGACTACTCAAGACAAAGACGTCGAAGAAAACTGCTCACCAGGCTGCATCACTACAGTTCATTCGGTTGAAAGAGCCACTCAAACTTTTGCTGTGTTAGAGCCTAAGCAACTCAGTATCACTATTGAAGAGGGCAAACCTCACAACATAGAATTGCTCGCCTCGCTGTCGAATGCACAACAGATCACGGTGAAACAGCTAAACGATGAAGAAAATCTTCCGCTCACTAAGCCAAGTGATTTTGACGCCTTCGCTTGGTATCTCAAAGATCATGACTACATCATGGATGATCATTGGTGGGTGTCTGGTATTGGCAGCAGCCAAGTGACCATTCTCGACCTCAATTCTGATCGCAGCTATGTTCACCAAATCTCATCACCTAAAATTGAAGATTACATCAAGCACGTGGTCATCTATGAGCAGCTAGACAAGCTGCTGCTCATTGACCAATCTTTAAAACTCACTCTGGTCGACCTCGCAACACAGACACCTTTGGCACAATCTCAGGTGTATCCAGACAACACTTGGGTGATCGTCGATCCGCAAGGTCGCTATGACAGTAACAGTCCCGGCGACCTACCATTTTCAGCTTGGATTGCTGATGATGCGCCATTTAGCGCCATGCCAATCGAGCTATTTCTTAACCAGTACTATGAACCTCGGCTGTTAACTCGACTATTGAACAATCAGCCGTTTGCACCGATTGAAAGCCTTGCTCAAATCAATCGCATTCAACCACTGGTGACTATCGACGCTTTATCTCATTCCGCCGATTCACCAAGTCAGGTGGACATTACCGTTTCCGTAGTCGAACAAGCCACAGAAGGGAAAAATGGTATCGGTGGAACCTCATCAGGAATTAGTGGTGTGAGACTATTTCGGGGTCATCAACAGGTAGGGGCACTCACCAAAGCTGAAGTCGAAACACTGATTGAACAAGGTTCATTAAGCTATACCTTCAAGAAGATAAACCTAGCTCAAAACAGTGCCGACACTGGCACCCAGTTTAGCGCCTATGCCTTTAACCGAGATGGCGTGAAAAGCCTAACGGCTAAGTCGCAGTTTGTTCCAAAGCTTCCTCTACCTAAACGCCCAAATCGCGCCTATGTGGTAAGCATTGGCGTCAACGAATATCAAGCCCCGATTTGGAACCTAACCTATGCCGCGGCGGATGCCAGTGCTATCGCAACCACCATTGAACAGGGTCTAATCGCCGATCAAAACTACGATCAAGTGATCTCCGTGCCGCTACTTTCCAGCATGACAGACAACCAAGGTAATACGCTACAACCGACAAAAGCCCTGATCCACGCAACGCTAGCGCTTTTGTCTGGTCATGAAATCGATGCAAAGCTCAAGGCCCAAATTCCTAACGCAGATCAAATTGAAGCATTAACGCCAGATGACATGCTGTTTTTCTTCTTTGCCGGGCATGGATTATCAGATAATGGGGATTTCTACCTATTCCCATACGATATTGGACAAGCAGATAAGCGCAGTGTTACCCCCGATATGCTGAGCCGAGCCATCAGCAGTGTGCAGCTCGATGAATGGATGCAAAGTATCGATGCAGGAGAGTTTGTCTTAGTCATCGACGCCTGTAATTCCGCAGCCAGTGTGCAAGGCGCAGGCTTTAAACCCGGACCGATGGGTAGCCGAGGGTTAGGACAACTTGCCTATAACAAAGGCATGAAAGTATTGACCGCCAGTGAAGCCGAAGCTGTGGCACTGGAGAGTGCTAGTCTTAAACACGGCCTATTGACCTATGCGCTAATCCAAGAAGGTTTGCTCGATAGTCACGCTGACCGAGCGCCTAAAAATAGCCGAGTATCGGTCAACGAGTTCTTAACCTATGCCCAAAGTCGAGTACCCGAGATCCACCAATCTCTATACAGTGGCGATAAAAGTATCGACAGCAGCCGAGGGTTTAAACTCAATGCGAAAAAGCGTGAAAATGCCAAACAGCTTTACATCCAAAAACCAAGCTTGTTTGACTTCTCGCCTAAGCAGACCAATAGCGTGCTGTTTAATTCAACAGGGCAAACGCCTTAGAACGGGTTACCAGTGTCATGTTATTGTGTAGAATTTGCTCTTGCTTTGCCCGTTTATTGACGAGGTCATGAGGATAGTGCAAGGGCCTGTTTGACCGTAGTGCAGTAGATAGCATATTAACTAAATTTATCTCGCACCAGAAAAGCGAAAAGCACCCCGCAGGATGCTTTCTAGAGTGCTCAAGTCAGAGTCATTGGCGAGAATTTTATTACCAAAACTTAAGCCTGACGAGCTAGTGTCTGAATTATGGTACAGGGTGGCTCTAGTGTCAACTATACAACTCCAGGTAGAATTGTAACGACACCACGTTTGCCTATGACCTCGTATACTTTTGAACTCTTCATGATGGAGTTAAACTGCCTTTTCGCTTGAGTTGGCGTTAGCATATTACTGTAATAAATTGATTTATATACATTCAACGCTTCTAAACTAGTTAGCCAATCAAAATGAGCTTTGTAATGAGATTCGAGGTAATCACTCTTCCTATCTTCAGAGATCCAACCTAACAATCTGCATATTCTGTCATTAAGTGTTCTCATGCGTCGCATACTTTCTTCTGGTGTTGATGCGGCAGGATAAATTACGGTGTTTGTCCGATGATGCTTAACTTCTGTAAACTTCCATATAGGTTCATGGTGAGCAATGCGGTTCCTCAATTCATTTACTTGGCTTAAACGGTTAAGCAAATCGTCTATTGCATCTCGAGTCCAATAAGTTGGGTGTACTGCAAAGTGCCCCTTTAGCCCATTAAAGAAAGTACTTTTCCAGTCTACCGTATTGTTTCTTACCGTGTGATAAATCAAAAAGCTCCAAAAACCAAAACTTTGTGCCGCAATTACTTTTCCAGGAGTAGGGAGTGGCTGTTTGGCTACTAACCGTCGTCTTCTCGACCTTAAGTGAGTCACTTTTCTAATCAGATCTACCGTTTTTGGGTGAATATGATTTTGCTCAATTAAGTACTCATACCAATCATTGTCAAATACATGCCCTTGCTGTCGATGTATTTCGAATTGACGCGACAGCTCTCTATGAATGGTATTTCGCAAGGCTACTTCAAATATACTAATTAGCTTAAAGAATGACGCTGATAGAGCATCATTCCACAAATAAACACCTAAGCACTCCTCATCCGATGCTAGGTTAAAATAATTGCGATAACTGTTGAGGCGATCTGATGATATCGTATTGATAGTTTCACTAATATTTTTAGGTTTCATACACTTATAGTTACGGAGCAAATGGACAATAAATACAATCAACTTATGAGCACTAAGTTTCATACTACATAAATATTAAGCGCTCCGATACCAGCACATAGTCCGATTATGTGTATGAGAAAACGTGACGACATCAGGTCAAACACCCTAAAAATAGTGACCAATCTCCAAATAACGTTGCTTGATATGCTCCGCCAGTAAAGTCACTTTATTAAGTGGCTGTCGGGTGTATGGGTACACTGCATAAATACCTAACTTTTTGCCTACCTGATCAGGCAGTAAGTCGATAAGCGAGCCATTATTGATATCATGATAAACCAAGCAACGGGGCACATAAGCAATGCCGTATCCCCCTAGTGCGGCTTTACGCAGGGCACCAGCGTTATCGGTTGAGAAGTTGCCTGCAACTTTAAGGATGTAGTGCTCATCTTGGCGCTTAAATTGCCACTCCGACGCGCCAGTGGTTTGATAAGCGTATTGCAGACAGTTATGGGATAGCAGGTCTTGGGGAGTTCGAGGACGGCCTTTTTTGGCAATATAGCTTGGTGAAGCACATACTACCCATTGCGAGTCGATGATATGGCGAGCAATCAAGGTCGAGTCTTCGAGGTAGCCTGTCCTGATGACCAAATCAAAGCCTCCATCAATCAAATCAACAAAGCGGTTTTCAAGTGACATATCCACGGTCAAACCGGGATGCATGGAACAAAATTCTGCGACCGCATCAGCGAGTACCAAGTCTCCAGAGATGGTTGGTACCGACATCTTGATGTGACCTGTCATGGATTGCCCTAAATCCGACACCGCTTCTTGCGCTGCATCGGCGGCCTGCTTCACATTTTTCGCCCCTTGATAGAGAGCGGTACCTGCTTCCGTCAGACTCAACTTACGAGTGGTGCGATACAAGAGTTGCACCCCCAGATCGGTCTCTAACTTCGCAATTCGTTTACTAACCACAGAGTTTGTCAGGCTATTTTCTTCCGCCGCCTTACTGAATGACCCCAATTCAACTACTTGGGAAAACAGTATCAGATCATCTGCTCGCATCTATTTATCCACTTTTGGAACTAATCTTTTTCATTATTTCCATATATCAAGCAAAAGGAAAGGAGTATTGTCACGTTGCGTTAACAATTTTATAAAGAGATGCCCAATCAAGCATCCACATAACGCAGCATAAAAATAACAATTTCGACGAAACACTCTGTAAGCCATGTACGAGGATGTACTAATGAACGAGACCCTACTTGCCCTGATCGCCTTTTCGCCGATCGTAGTGGCTGCCATTTTACTGGTTGGCCTGAATTGGCCAGCAAAAAAAGCGATGCCTGTCGCTTTCGCTTTAACTGTTGCCATTGCCCTACTGTTCTGGGACATGTCAATCACTCGCGTTATCGCTTCTAGCCTGCAAGGGTTAGGCATTACCGTTTCGGTATTGTGGATAGTGTTCGGTGCCATATTTTTGCTAAACACTTTAAAACAAACTGGTGCTATCACCACAATCCGTAATGGGTTCACCCATATTTCACCCGACCGCCGCGTACAAGCCATCATCATTGCATGGTGTTTTGGCTCATTTATTGAAGGCGCTTCAGGTTTTGGTACGCCAGCGGCGATTGCTGCCCCACTTTTGGTGGCGATTGGTTTCCCTGCGCTAGCAGCCGTGCTTATGGGCATGATGATCCAATCCACTCCAGTATCCTTTGGTGCGGTGGGCACACCAATCATCGTGGGGGTAAACAAAGGATTGGATACCCACAACATTGGCAACGTACTGATTGAGCAAGGCTCTAACTGGGAGGCTTACCTACAGCAAATTACCTCAAGTGTCGCACTGATCCACGCAAGTGTAGGTACATTAATGCCTGTCCTAATGGCAATGATGTTAACTCGCTTTTTTGGCAAAAACCGTAGCTGGACTGAAGGGCTAGACATTCTGCCATTTGCTCTGTTTGCTGGCATTGCTTTCACTGTCCCTTATGCGTTAACGGGTGTTTTTCTTGGTGCAGAATTCCCATCACTGATTGGCGGACTAACAGGTCTTGCGATTGTGGTTACCGCTGCGAAGAAAGGCTTCTTGCTGCCAAAAAGCCAGTGGGACTTTGAATCAGAAGATAAGTGGCCAAGTGAATGGCTGGGCTCGCTCAAAATTGATTTAGATAGCGGCAACAGCAATAAACGCCCAATGAGCATGGCACTGGCTTGGACCCCATACGTACTGCTGGCAGCCATCCTTGTTGCTAGCCGTGTGAGCCCAGAGTTCAAAGGTCTTTTGAAACAAGTGAGCCTCACCTTTAGCAACATCTTGGGTGAAACTGGCGTATCCACGGCGATCCAACCACTGTACCTACCAGGCGGTATCTTAGTGGCTGTGGCTATAATTGCTGCGATTATCCAATCTGGTAGCGCAAAACCACTTAAAGATGCATTTGGCGAATCTAGCAAAACTCTGATTGGCGCAGGCTTTGTATTGGTGTTCACCATCCCTATGGTACGTATCTTCATCAACTCAGGTGTTAATGCTGCAGACCTTGCCAGTATGCCTGTTGCAACGGCGAATTTCGCAGCGGAGCTAGTGGGTCAAGCCTTCCCAATGCTCAGTGCCACCATTGGTGCGCTAGGTGCATTTATCGCAGGCTCTAACACCGTATCCAACATGATGTTCAGCCAATTCCAATTTGAAGTAGCGCAAACACTGTCTATCTCAAGCGCCGTTGTGGTTGCCCTTCAAGCCGTAGGCGCTGCTGCTGGCAACATGATTGCGATTCACAACGTAGTCGCTGCTTCAGCCACGGTAGGCTTACTTGGTCGCGAAGGTGCGACATTGCGCAAAACCGTATTGCCAACAATCTACTACCTTTTGATGACAGGTCTCATCGGACTCGCCGTCATCTACGGGTTGGGCATTACCGACGCCCTGCAAAAATAACTCCATTTTGACCGTTTAACCGATAAATCGCAGCCTAGACTCTAGGCTGCGAGCAAGGAAGTAGTATGCGTATCTATCCTTCAAAGCCTGAGAAAGTGTATTTCTACGCCACCTGCGTGGTTGATATGTTCGACCCTGAAGCGGGTCTCGATGCCATCACGCTACTGGAGCAGCAAGGGATCGAAGTTATCTATAAAGAGAAACAGACCTGCTGTGGACAGCCAGCCTACACTTCGGGTTATGACGATGAAGCCAAGCAAGTTGCCTTGAGCCAAATGGCGTTATTCGACCAAGATTATCCGGTGATCGTGCTGTCAGGTTCTTGTGGCGGCATGATGCACCACCACTATCGCCGACTGTTTAGCGGCGAGCCAAATCAAACCCAAGTGGAAGCTTTTTGTGATCGCGTGTTTGAGCTGACCGAGTTTCTGGTCAAAGTATGCCGAGTAAAACTCAACGACCAAGGCGAGCCAACAACAGTCGCTATGCACACCTCTTGTACTGCACGTCGTGAGATGGGCGTAAATATTACGGCGACCGAGCTACTGTCTCAGCTCGATAATGTTTCACTCAAGATTCAAGATTATGAAAGTGAATGTTGTGGCTTTGGCGGCACTTTCTCTGTGCGCCACCCGAACATCAGTCAAGCCATGGTCGAAGACAAAACCAAACACTTAGTTGCAACTCAGGCCGAGTATTTAGTCAGCGCTGATTGGGGCTGTTTGCTCAACATCAATGGTGCGCTTGATTACCAAGGTCACACTTGGAAAGGCCGTCACATTGCGAGCTTCTTACTTGAACGTACGGGAGGCGCTTAATCATGCAAAGCCCAGAAAAGTTCCACCAACAAGCTAAAAATGCGTTGGATGATAAGCAAATCAGAGCAAACTTTCGCGGTGCGATGGACTACTTGCGAGATAAACGTAAAGGCGCATTTCCTGACGTTAAAGAAGAACAGTACAGCAGAGATCTGGCCCAACAAATCCGCCAACGTTGTTTAAGTAAGCTGCCCCAGCTACTCGAACAACTGGAATCAAACTGCCAACAAAATGGCATCCAAGTTCATTGGGCGGAAGATGCCGAGCAAGCGAATCAGATCATCGCTGAGATCAGCCACAAGCATCAAGCTAAGCTGATGATCAAAGGCAAATCGATGGTAAGTGAAGAGATCGAGCTCAATCACTACCTCGGTGACCGAGGTGTTGAGTGTTTAGAAAGTGACATGGGTGAATACATAGTGCAGCTCGACGGAGATAAACCGTCGCACATCATCATGCCAGCGATTCATAAAAACACCCAGCAAGTAAGTGACACCTTCGATGAGAATCTAGACGATTTTGCACCAACGCTGGATGTAGACACTCTAATCCAAACTGGGCGAGAGCGCCTGCGTCGTAAATTCTATGAAGCAGATATTGGTTTATCCGGCGTTAACTTTGCGGTGGCAGAAACCGGTACCTTGTGTCTGGTTGAAAATGAAGGCAATGGTCGAATGACCACCACAGTGCCCAAAGTGCACGTCGCTATTACTGGTATCGAAAAAGTGGTTGAGTTCTTGTCTGACGTGCCGCCTCTGTTCAGCGTTTTGACCCGCAGCGCCACGGGACAACCGATCACCACTTACTTCAATATGATCAGCTCACCTCGCAAGGAAGGTGAAAAAGACGGCCCAGAAGAAGTGCACTTAGTGCTGCTCGACAATGGCCGCTCTCAAGCGTATATCGACGATGAAATGCGCCAAACATTGCAGTGCATTCGCTGTGGCGCTTGTATGAACCATTGCCCTGTCTACACCAAAATTGGCGGCCACGCTTATGGGACAGTCTACCCAGGCCCAATCGGAAAAATCATCTCGCCACACCTAATGGGCTTAGAAGCAACCAAAGATTTGGTTACCGCATCGAGCTTATGCGGCGCATGTGGTGAAGTTTGCCCTGTCAGGATCCCTATCCCAGACTTGCTGCAAAAACTGCGTAAAGAAGCCAAAAACCCAGCTCAAGAAGGGCAACAAGCGCTCGACGGCCAAGGGGCTGCCGAAAGCAAAACCGAGCAACTAGCGATGAAAGGCTTTGCTTGGCTAGCTACTCACCCCAAAGCCTACCGTGCTAGCACAACATTAGCTGGGCACTTAAGAGCGCTCACCCCAAATAAATTAGGCGCTTGGACTCAATGCCGTACCGCCCCTAAACCTGCGGCAAAAAGTTTACATGCTCGACTAAAAGCCAAACGTGCGGAGGATAAGTGATGAATGATATTTTCTACAGCCGCAACAATATTTTAAAGCGTCTCAAACAAGCCCAAGCGTTGGCAAAACCGGTTGAAAGTGGCATCGGCACGATTCCTAACACCGAAACGCAGCTCAGTGATGAAGCACTTGAGAGCTTTAAAACCAAACTCACTGCAAACCACGCAGAAGTGCTGGTCATTACCCCCGAATCTATCAC
It contains:
- a CDS encoding ankyrin repeat domain-containing protein, with amino-acid sequence MKLAKRLSLGTFYALFATSMLASPNALAAQECKRGSLDQAKDIRQAIAADKASETQWLLENCSNPSLISSNSLEWAQLALQTQSDPIWQSLIDANIDLSQPVKFGQTLFDWALEQNNPWAVDKLIQHNAANSLAFSFGHLGVEPLNNDHTELVDVLIKHGYQPEQAPSLLAAALEQDNPTLVSKIINRYQINLGESIDYSITAALTHVFQRGDTKTIHLLLDNGLSLKWNSDAAPMLENAVKSDDEELVTKICQSGYQEFFTPIELAITGQHTESLAAITAHCVPRVYQETAYQNNVQTVLASRNPELYQAFWSGVFDINDPISWKKDALSFSVESNDIWMMEQLLALGADSKKEYSDQLLVNDAIKSLSPEIALRLIELGAPTSLYGDYKTIHATDSALQHGQTEVYNALIAKGATLEIALPKQCEDAKESGNWYVLSVCHDKQLIDDISNYIGPALLSAAERKDLDTVKQLIARGAPLDSGSYKHESALSIAVENNDRALIDYLLTLEHPQHLVDQAFKSLAIEKHNHLYPVLIEANLTPPANLMHDAMWFKNIELVEYMVNQGADPLTLDAFGNTLLTSFASATHWLADEKNLAEIQNALLELGIDPSTENQKGQTALSLWLQQTQTNQYIQALSMPAIELIESGQFVPEPKQGNYVPLLDHLIKHANSAHALLLLQSGILASSTQAVDLSPLNRAIQTKQYALIKPLIEAKADVNAIDESTGLRTLHLAVQSGSVEVAELVIEAGAQLEGKARTSNGASALSLALQAEQPEMVKLLLERGAVVGKVDNQGNDAFYYIAANSPSKQDLENLLRDYAVVNQANVELYVSRLSSLDDAPLARSPNGKLSIRNANNVMELWDENSQRALRLIDDSRNWYESIVFVDFYDDTTLLFAYRGDEAVTMLDLYSGEVIKSIKPKLEQYQAFKANVKSARYSAQSKLLAISDEYGTSVINTQEWSLQHRWHDIALYDIEFIENDTLLSGFVFQDHYRLPILDHEEERPTQPSPQVFDFASKSQVLAIEHLSINRSGIAISSQGDSVKVKGEIVHVWNSANGELLKTIDTQRGAITDLEFHPDGEHFATIHQRTDETYQLVMWSLSTSQELWNASIDTASFHSPKLHFTNEGHLFAVPGDQNIVVYGLDSSKPITSFRTNGVGDAPTVKSVGPQTVLLADNQAIQRVNWRSGKVEKRLTHSKPLRFHDIDVHPHYGAYALTYQLSAENKVHNVKLMKLDDELNLTPVAKLDDIKNETLLRRLTNSSCLYDLEVLASDSVLLSCWETGVAHWSLANNEASLLRSHNRKKFNTRLDAIAVDLHHSKALIASSDYSLHSLNLPDLSSIHEDYYRFDNRLNINSLAQQGNYLVTGSESNETTSLWDKSSQKVLGKFDHPEFSKQVTGVAIASQADRMISWDSHNGVDLWELSTTNFLSRYKHRDPAYTIVSAAISPDASHAAIGLSDGSVEIWDIKTNQRVSVLAAQKLWVTAVSYDATGERLFVGANSVSIWDTSTWQQLDELPTPAGWVDKLAVMSNDQLVVGYRLQQSSRSDSYYTLMWDVTKQKITQQFDQHKLLASDDRQSLLGFGEQLLTLDSDGKLTNHPARLQQDGHYLLDGQNITIGTPNALLRTDGTEIVHFKDRLPVSDVDGESNLHQVLYSHNRRWTLVRTDNHFGLFDTTNNQQIGCFSAPLGAIESYHYQPELRSLHLTDSTLGAHQIHFEPLATAATTCQPLELAHNQTTLPDSGDSFQIAERNNPWKVDSTKASLSVVSQDKLKMAFANDNRIQLLDVAAGAFIEPIWTDTAVYALAISTDGTFIATMHNDTQVRVFNTNLLTQVAQFEAQFSQAESISFTRTQGELQLNLVTTQDKDVEENCSPGCITTVHSVERATQTFAVLEPKQLSITIEEGKPHNIELLASLSNAQQITVKQLNDEENLPLTKPSDFDAFAWYLKDHDYIMDDHWWVSGIGSSQVTILDLNSDRSYVHQISSPKIEDYIKHVVIYEQLDKLLLIDQSLKLTLVDLATQTPLAQSQVYPDNTWVIVDPQGRYDSNSPGDLPFSAWIADDAPFSAMPIELFLNQYYEPRLLTRLLNNQPFAPIESLAQINRIQPLVTIDALSHSADSPSQVDITVSVVEQATEGKNGIGGTSSGISGVRLFRGHQQVGALTKAEVETLIEQGSLSYTFKKINLAQNSADTGTQFSAYAFNRDGVKSLTAKSQFVPKLPLPKRPNRAYVVSIGVNEYQAPIWNLTYAAADASAIATTIEQGLIADQNYDQVISVPLLSSMTDNQGNTLQPTKALIHATLALLSGHEIDAKLKAQIPNADQIEALTPDDMLFFFFAGHGLSDNGDFYLFPYDIGQADKRSVTPDMLSRAISSVQLDEWMQSIDAGEFVLVIDACNSAASVQGAGFKPGPMGSRGLGQLAYNKGMKVLTASEAEAVALESASLKHGLLTYALIQEGLLDSHADRAPKNSRVSVNEFLTYAQSRVPEIHQSLYSGDKSIDSSRGFKLNAKKRENAKQLYIQKPSLFDFSPKQTNSVLFNSTGQTP
- a CDS encoding Abi family protein gives rise to the protein MKPKNISETINTISSDRLNSYRNYFNLASDEECLGVYLWNDALSASFFKLISIFEVALRNTIHRELSRQFEIHRQQGHVFDNDWYEYLIEQNHIHPKTVDLIRKVTHLRSRRRRLVAKQPLPTPGKVIAAQSFGFWSFLIYHTVRNNTVDWKSTFFNGLKGHFAVHPTYWTRDAIDDLLNRLSQVNELRNRIAHHEPIWKFTEVKHHRTNTVIYPAASTPEESMRRMRTLNDRICRLLGWISEDRKSDYLESHYKAHFDWLTSLEALNVYKSIYYSNMLTPTQAKRQFNSIMKSSKVYEVIGKRGVVTILPGVV
- a CDS encoding LysR family transcriptional regulator — encoded protein: MRADDLILFSQVVELGSFSKAAEENSLTNSVVSKRIAKLETDLGVQLLYRTTRKLSLTEAGTALYQGAKNVKQAADAAQEAVSDLGQSMTGHIKMSVPTISGDLVLADAVAEFCSMHPGLTVDMSLENRFVDLIDGGFDLVIRTGYLEDSTLIARHIIDSQWVVCASPSYIAKKGRPRTPQDLLSHNCLQYAYQTTGASEWQFKRQDEHYILKVAGNFSTDNAGALRKAALGGYGIAYVPRCLVYHDINNGSLIDLLPDQVGKKLGIYAVYPYTRQPLNKVTLLAEHIKQRYLEIGHYF
- a CDS encoding L-lactate permease, which gives rise to MNETLLALIAFSPIVVAAILLVGLNWPAKKAMPVAFALTVAIALLFWDMSITRVIASSLQGLGITVSVLWIVFGAIFLLNTLKQTGAITTIRNGFTHISPDRRVQAIIIAWCFGSFIEGASGFGTPAAIAAPLLVAIGFPALAAVLMGMMIQSTPVSFGAVGTPIIVGVNKGLDTHNIGNVLIEQGSNWEAYLQQITSSVALIHASVGTLMPVLMAMMLTRFFGKNRSWTEGLDILPFALFAGIAFTVPYALTGVFLGAEFPSLIGGLTGLAIVVTAAKKGFLLPKSQWDFESEDKWPSEWLGSLKIDLDSGNSNKRPMSMALAWTPYVLLAAILVASRVSPEFKGLLKQVSLTFSNILGETGVSTAIQPLYLPGGILVAVAIIAAIIQSGSAKPLKDAFGESSKTLIGAGFVLVFTIPMVRIFINSGVNAADLASMPVATANFAAELVGQAFPMLSATIGALGAFIAGSNTVSNMMFSQFQFEVAQTLSISSAVVVALQAVGAAAGNMIAIHNVVAASATVGLLGREGATLRKTVLPTIYYLLMTGLIGLAVIYGLGITDALQK
- a CDS encoding (Fe-S)-binding protein, whose amino-acid sequence is MRIYPSKPEKVYFYATCVVDMFDPEAGLDAITLLEQQGIEVIYKEKQTCCGQPAYTSGYDDEAKQVALSQMALFDQDYPVIVLSGSCGGMMHHHYRRLFSGEPNQTQVEAFCDRVFELTEFLVKVCRVKLNDQGEPTTVAMHTSCTARREMGVNITATELLSQLDNVSLKIQDYESECCGFGGTFSVRHPNISQAMVEDKTKHLVATQAEYLVSADWGCLLNINGALDYQGHTWKGRHIASFLLERTGGA
- a CDS encoding LutB/LldF family L-lactate oxidation iron-sulfur protein, which translates into the protein MMQSPEKFHQQAKNALDDKQIRANFRGAMDYLRDKRKGAFPDVKEEQYSRDLAQQIRQRCLSKLPQLLEQLESNCQQNGIQVHWAEDAEQANQIIAEISHKHQAKLMIKGKSMVSEEIELNHYLGDRGVECLESDMGEYIVQLDGDKPSHIIMPAIHKNTQQVSDTFDENLDDFAPTLDVDTLIQTGRERLRRKFYEADIGLSGVNFAVAETGTLCLVENEGNGRMTTTVPKVHVAITGIEKVVEFLSDVPPLFSVLTRSATGQPITTYFNMISSPRKEGEKDGPEEVHLVLLDNGRSQAYIDDEMRQTLQCIRCGACMNHCPVYTKIGGHAYGTVYPGPIGKIISPHLMGLEATKDLVTASSLCGACGEVCPVRIPIPDLLQKLRKEAKNPAQEGQQALDGQGAAESKTEQLAMKGFAWLATHPKAYRASTTLAGHLRALTPNKLGAWTQCRTAPKPAAKSLHARLKAKRAEDK